A genomic segment from Nicotiana tabacum cultivar K326 chromosome 7, ASM71507v2, whole genome shotgun sequence encodes:
- the LOC107790415 gene encoding lactoylglutathione lyase codes for MAAQGTCLNHVSRESSDIKRLAQFYIEIFGFEKVEAPRFEFDVIWLKLAPSNFYLHLIERDPSTKLPEGPWSATSAVADPKNLPRGHHVCFSVSNFDSFVQTLKEKGIEVHEKTQPDGKTKQVFFFDPDGNGLEVSSGAPAS; via the exons ATGGCAGCACAAGGAACATGCCTTAATCACGTCTCCCGTGAATCCTCTGATATCAAACGCCTTGCCCAATTTTACATTGAG ATATTTGGGTTTGAGAAAGTGGAAGCACCAAGATTTGAGTTTGATGTGATATGGTTGAAGCTGGCACCATCTAATTTCTACCTTCACCTTATCGAGAGGGATCCCAGTACGAAGCTTCCAGAGGGTCCCTGGAGTGCCACGTCAGCCGTAGCCGACCCGAAGAATCTGCCTAGAGGTCACCATGTCTGCTTCTCCGTCTCCAATTTCGATTCTTTTGTTCAGACTCTCAAG GAGAAAGGAATTGAAGTTCACGAGAAGACTCAACCAGATGGCAAGACCAAACAAGTTTTCTTCTTTGATCCAGATG GAAATGGTTTGGAGGTAAGCAGTGGGGCTCCTGCCTCGTGA